In Paenibacillus protaetiae, the genomic stretch TTAGTTTGGAGAGCAAAACACCGTTTTGATTGTAGTAAGAAAACGACTCGATGCACGTAGTCTTTTTCTCCGCATGGATGCTGCGCTTCCAGCGTATGCCGCTAATATATTTCTCTTCTTCGATACCTTCAAGCCAAGGTGCACGCATTTTTTCATTGACACCAAAGTGTTCAATGTAAAGCCCATATTCGGGCAGATAAAAGTCCGGTTTGTACTGCCGGAATTCTCTAGTGGCAGTGGGGTATCCATAATCTTTTTCATACTCGTAATCAACACCATTTAAGAATAAGAAATTTGCAATAAGTATCTCTTCTAAGCTTTTCATCGTCTCACCTTTTAAGGTCTGATGAATGCTGTTCATACGATTCAATTTGCTTTTCAGAGACTCAAAATCAAGTCCTTTTTGTGATTCGTGGTATTCGCCAAGCGTTTTAAAATCTGCTCGATCACGAGGAATATTAAGGTATACACCAAAGAAGGAAACGATCTTTTGCATCAGCGCAGGCTTAGTCAAAATTTCGGCTTCAAAGAATGCCTGCACATACGGTCTTAATTCTTCGACTATTCCCCTCTTGGCATTCGAATGCCTTGCGATGATCTCATTTCCTAACTTATGAAATGTCTTTACATCTACATTCACATGTAATCGCTCTGATATTCGTTCTTTCATCTCTCCAGCTGCTTTGTTCGTAAATGAAATGAGCAGGATCTCTTCTGGTCGAACGTTTTTTATTTGTGTCAAGAATTTAACTTTCCCAGCGATCGTAAGTGTCTTTCCGCTTCCTGCACCCGCTAGAACGAGATTGTTATCTTCATCGGTCAAAACCGCAACGCGCTGTTGTTCATCAAGTGATTTGCCATCGATATCATCAAAAAAAGCTTTATGTTCTTCAAGGCTTCGTTGAATGTAGTCTTGATTCCAGAACGTAACTTGATTATCCCACGTATCAAATATCGCTTTGAAAGCGTTCTGCGGCTCTGTCAATTCATCGTTTTGGGCGTCTTTAAAGAAACCATAAACTTCTCTGTATTCACCTTGAATGCGGGTTTTAACTGAATGTGATATATAATGCTGTTTAATCTGTTCCAGTTCAACTTGCGCCTGCAAAACCCTATTATCATATTTCTGATTATGAAGATTAATCGTTTGTAATTGTTCAGAAGCTCGTCTTCGAACAATATTTGATTCTTGTTGTACCCGAGCATAATATTCCAAGATGGCACTGAATTCTGAATCCCGATAGATCCATTTACTTAGTTTATTAAATTCTGACTTTGCTTTTCCGTTGAAGATAAAAGGTGTTCCAGCTTCAAAATAGGATCTGTAACTGGCATAACGTTCAACAAGGCTTTGATACTGTTTTGCAGAAACGAATATAGATCCATCATTAAAAGCATCAAGCAATTGGCTTGCCGTTCTATTTGAATGTTGAAATGATTCAAGATACATCTTGGTGCGTTGTATTAATTTTCTTGCTCTTGGTTTATAAATTAACCCACTTAGATATGAGATTACATTCATGTAAAATATCCTTTCTAGTAGTACCTTGCAATGGATTCGTCTATATCAGTCAACCTATCGCTCACTCTATATCGATCAATAACTGTAAGGCAAGATAATTCACTAAATAAAATGGGCTACCAATTAGGTAGCCCTTACATCACTGCTGCCAGTGTAATATTATTTGCAGTTGCCTAATAGTTTCCTTCTTCTATCCAATTAGTCGGAATCAAGGCTCTACCATTTCGCCAAGGGTCTTCAACAAGTGAATCTTGATATTCTTTACTGTCTATATTGGCATGGTCTAAAACGATTATTTGAAAGTTACCTTGTAACTCTTCACAGACAGAAAACAGCAAATTGAATAACCGTGATACTGCTAAACGATCCTCGTCTGTGAGCTCTTCATCTAATCCTTCCATTACCTCATATTTCTCTGGTGGAAAATAAACCTGTGTTGGCTGATCCAAGATTATAAATGAAGGCACAGGTCTTCCTCTCTGAATAAAGTATTTATGAAGTGCTAAATGTGAAACTAGATGACATCCAAGCCAATTCTCACCACTACCCATTCTGTACATTGGAATTGGTCTTTCCTCTTGATCGGCAATAACTGTTAAGTTCTTCAGATCTAAACGGTATGGAGAGGTGGAATGTTCAAGTTGTAATTCCTCAGCCCATTTTGTCATATAAGTAGATATTCTGCTTAGAGCGGATGTAAGTAATTCTTCTTTTTTATCTTTATCAAGTTCCTGTTCTAATAATTTGATCTTTCCTTCCAGTTCAGCAATTTGAATCTTCAAATCGTTATCTTCATGCACTTCTTGATAGTTTTCCAAAAACAAGCTAATTCTACCCACGACTCTTGCTATTCTAGTATTAATCTCTTTTACTTCTTCTGCTACTTGTTGCTCCATCAAAAGTGAATTCATGGCATTTGTAATGGTTTGTATTTCTTCTTTATATGTTTGTAACTGATACTCCAACTTTTGTAGAAATTCACGTAGTTTTGGTCGTTCTCTTTCAACTGATGTTAAATTGTTCCTTAAATTCACAAGTGAATTATTGATCAGCTCAACTGATGGAATGACATCTCCTAGTCTAGAAGTACATAACGGGCAATGATGTTGCCCATCGCCATCATCTGGAAATAAGTTCACTGTTTCCAGACGCAATCTTTGTTGATTGGCTTCATGAGTGTAGCCAACAGCTTCAGCAGCAAATGCTTTGGCTGAACTTATTTGATCATTAACCTGTGCTATGTGTTCAATTAATGCTCGTCTTTCTGATTGTAATTCCTGTAAACGATCTGTTTCGAAAATGGGTTCAGAATACGGCTTCCATTTCATTGTGCCTCTTAAACAGCTAAGTACATAATTCGAGTCTTCTACTTGAAGAGTTTCATCAATTAATCCAACTTGTTTCGCTTCTTCAAATAAAGTCCCTGCTTGTGAACTTGAATTGCCAACAATCAAAGCAGCGTCTTGTAGTTTCCGTTGTAACAATTTCAGTTCCCTTTTTGTTTGTCGAAGTTCTTGCTCTAATTTTAACTGGTCTTCTCGAATAACACCTAAAAAATATGGAAGTGTATCTTTAATAGCTTGCGGTATAAATTGCTCGTTTTGTCGATGAAATAATATAGACTCATTCGCAATTACACTTTGCTTTTGAAAGAGAAAGGTTCGTGCATGTTTAAAATTTGCTTCCAACGAATCACGTG encodes the following:
- a CDS encoding DUF3732 domain-containing protein, which encodes MSIQIKEIALYNKQGQKRIVPFMLGKVNIITGKSKVGKSAIIEIIEYCLGRSEFRIPEGVIRNHVAFFGIKLVYEQQEIIIIKKAPEGNALSQSQLHLEVGTNLIFPEIVDITTNSNDESLIDYLGSLIGISANLHIPSDGQSRDSLEANFKHARTFLFQKQSVIANESILFHRQNEQFIPQAIKDTLPYFLGVIREDQLKLEQELRQTKRELKLLQRKLQDAALIVGNSSSQAGTLFEEAKQVGLIDETLQVEDSNYVLSCLRGTMKWKPYSEPIFETDRLQELQSERRALIEHIAQVNDQISSAKAFAAEAVGYTHEANQQRLRLETVNLFPDDGDGQHHCPLCTSRLGDVIPSVELINNSLVNLRNNLTSVERERPKLREFLQKLEYQLQTYKEEIQTITNAMNSLLMEQQVAEEVKEINTRIARVVGRISLFLENYQEVHEDNDLKIQIAELEGKIKLLEQELDKDKKEELLTSALSRISTYMTKWAEELQLEHSTSPYRLDLKNLTVIADQEERPIPMYRMGSGENWLGCHLVSHLALHKYFIQRGRPVPSFIILDQPTQVYFPPEKYEVMEGLDEELTDEDRLAVSRLFNLLFSVCEELQGNFQIIVLDHANIDSKEYQDSLVEDPWRNGRALIPTNWIEEGNY
- a CDS encoding UvrD-helicase domain-containing protein, whose amino-acid sequence is MNVISYLSGLIYKPRARKLIQRTKMYLESFQHSNRTASQLLDAFNDGSIFVSAKQYQSLVERYASYRSYFEAGTPFIFNGKAKSEFNKLSKWIYRDSEFSAILEYYARVQQESNIVRRRASEQLQTINLHNQKYDNRVLQAQVELEQIKQHYISHSVKTRIQGEYREVYGFFKDAQNDELTEPQNAFKAIFDTWDNQVTFWNQDYIQRSLEEHKAFFDDIDGKSLDEQQRVAVLTDEDNNLVLAGAGSGKTLTIAGKVKFLTQIKNVRPEEILLISFTNKAAGEMKERISERLHVNVDVKTFHKLGNEIIARHSNAKRGIVEELRPYVQAFFEAEILTKPALMQKIVSFFGVYLNIPRDRADFKTLGEYHESQKGLDFESLKSKLNRMNSIHQTLKGETMKSLEEILIANFLFLNGVDYEYEKDYGYPTATREFRQYKPDFYLPEYGLYIEHFGVNEKMRAPWLEGIEEEKYISGIRWKRSIHAEKKTTCIESFSYYNQNGVLLSKLSENLLKQGIKYKTIDVRNLFELLCKRQNNQQFEEFIKLVCSFINLYKSSGYTNSEFERLSNDNRASERNLFLRDRTELFLSIVHPIYDFYQKSIGIEQRIDFNDMINEATRIAQLPEARFDYKYIIIDEYQDISKSRYGLVKAIKDKTGAKVMCVGDDWQSIYRFAGSDLDLFTRFGDYFGIYETMKIERTYRNSQELINIAGKFVMRNKKQMTKDLKSAKSSPQPIKVQAISTNMGDVVHTTIENIVEEYGVESSIMLLGRNNRDIKQLADHRSFIVDVDKRTIKSVKYKGLKLTFMSAHKSKGLEADNVILINGRNALLGFPNRISDDPVLQWVLTTPDTLEFAEERRLFYVALTRTRNELVIVVPENEKSVFVNELINEYKVPYVLTGIEKPISSNPKCLTCKTGTLVERKASNGNLFVGCSNYPGCRRTYSDIRLIKNQVYCATCKGYMVMRKNSRGVPFYGCTNYPHCRTTMNK